One window of the Colletotrichum destructivum chromosome 4, complete sequence genome contains the following:
- a CDS encoding Putative leucine-rich repeat domain superfamily → MAPKRQAAATSMPRRNPARNAETSSAPDQIRVTKPQIRSNTVKPAAASASRTRTSTRTQRLSYVGMDSSDDELSAAIDNEDAASPQISKLTTHRGARIGTAAAPRSSRTGANDDSGPKATSTRRKPAASTRGSGPRKGRRQKTKASPRRTGNRDSSDEQDEGGSADAFSCAKATPKASPAKSGRSKHAPKETEPETDSTSSVIPNWLNPQIEHSIWVQIFQYAAVSGDEQDTLDINWILRTARVCRQFADPALTVLYKCPPIRDEIKAFGLVELLEKSPSLTTVNYRARIEALHIDVRLVSLQGLTSPLKLMQNLSRLSEVLLVHGYDQAPYRLLKESIKWTYPPELFQAFEVSPTAHVEAGDKTTITRLRTWQWSSRLMDKDWEASLTRIKQVHQMPSFASLRKVKYVNYQMPSIRLDKDPSSNPELQMEDERSVALLADSISALENLEDLIFESSTIVGSSLFALLPAKLKRLELVNCAEVIADDLGLFLVTKGHQLESLVLHHNRSLNLGFLTVLGSACPHLKELRMNLQYFSLLETIDDTLPSYDTLLLPEQVPSWPASLQFVHLENLRHWSSDATDTKAAEAFLQSFIDSARNLPDLRHVSIKAMLNISWRSRSEFRRSWQEKFENVFLRHSPDPEPRFNLLRQPLPVESSSSLTGTKRRPKKTHTEPSRRSNRIVPRTSSTSSLASSASKGLRGQQRKPQSYLEPDSDEFDSDGDVDMELSVQGAHEVGANENTQGSATDAPASDGTFVQGMCTVVDISIDNQKPREHQYSMDDFLNDERDFESDGDWNGDMDFE, encoded by the coding sequence ATGGCCCCAAAACGTCAAGCCGCGGCAACTTCGATGCCTCGCCGCAATCCAGCTCGCAACGCCGAAACCTCCTCTGCTCCAGATCAGATTCGCGTTACCAAACCTCAAATCCGATCCAACACTGTCAAACCCGCTgcagcctccgccagcagGACTCGAACCTCCACTCGAACCCAGAGATTGTCGTACGTTGGAATGGACTCGTCTGACGATGAGCTGTCGGCTGCGATAGATAACGAAGACGCTGCATCTCCCCAGATTTCCAAGTTGACTACACATCGGGGTGCCCGAATAGGAACTGCTGCTGCGCCCAGATCCTCTCGCACAGGCGCCAATGACGACAGTGGTCCAAAGGCTACCTCCACCAGACGCAAGCCGGCTGCCTCTACCCGCGGCTCTGGCCCAAGGAAAGGGAGAAGACAAAAGACTAAGGCCTCGCCGCGCAGAACTGGCAATCGCGACTCATCCGACGAACAAGACGAAGGCGGATCCGCGGACGCCTTTTCTTGCGCAAAAGCTACACCTAAAGCTTCTCCAGCAAAGTCGGGTCGCAGCAAGCATGCGCCCAAGGAGACAGAACCCGAGACTGATTCCACGAGTTCTGTCATTCCCAACTGGTTGAATCCCCAGATTGAGCACTCGATCTGGGTTCAAATCTTTCAATATGCCGCAGTCTCTGGCGACGAGCAGGATACCCTAGATATCAACTGGATTCTTCGTACTGCTCGAGTTTGTCGACAATTCGCAGACCCGGCCCTGACCGTTCTTTACAAGTGCCCACCTATTCGAGATGAGATCAAAGCGTTCGGGCTTGTAGAGTTGCTCGAGAAGTCGCCATCCTTGACGACTGTCAACTATCGGGCAAGGATCGAAGCGCTTCACATCGATGTGCGACTTGTGTCGCTGCAAGGGCTAACCTCTCCGCTCAAGCTGATGCAGAACTTATCACGACTTTCAGAAGTGCTGCTTGTTCATGGATACGACCAAGCCCCGTATCGGCTGCTCAAAGAATCAATCAAATGGACCTACCCTCCGGAGCTTTTCCAGGCGTTCGAGGTGTCGCCAACTGCGCATGTGGAGGCGGGAGACAAGACCACCATAACACGGCTTCGGACATGGCAGTGGAGCTCCAGACTCATGGACAAGGATTGGGAAGCCAGCCTCACGAGAATCAAGCAGGTCCATCAAATGCCCAGCTTCGCCTCTCTGCGCAAGGTGAAGTATGTCAACTACCAGATGCCGTCAATTCGACTGGACAAAGACCCAAGCTCCAATCCCGAGCTGCAGATGGAAGATGAAAGGTCTGTGGCTCTGCTAGCAGactccatctcggccttggaAAACCTCGAGGACCTGATCTTCGAGTCTTCAACGATAGTCGGATCGTCTTTGTTCGCTCTGCTACCAGCAAAATTGAAGCGTCTTGAGCTGGTCAACTGCGCAGAAGTCATCGCCGATGATCTCGGCTTGTTCTTGGTCACCAAGGGACACCAACTGGAATCGCTTGTCCTGCACCACAACCGCTCGCTCAATCTGGGCTTTCTTACGGTTCTCGGTTCTGCCTGTCCGCATCTCAAAGAATTACGAATGAATCTTCAGTACTTCAGTCTATTGGAGACAATTGATGACACTCTGCCGTCGTACGATACATTGTTACTCCCCGAACAGGTGCCCAGTTGGCCGGCATCTCTGCAGTTTGTTCACTTGGAGAACCTTCGTCACTGGAGCTCCGATGCCACCGATACAAAGGCCGCCGAAGCATTCCTTCAGTCTTTCATAGACAGCGCCCGTAACCTACCGGATCTTCGACACGTTTCGATCAAGGCAATGCTGAACATTTCATGGCGGTCACGCAGCGAGTTCCGCCGATCATGGCAAGAAAAGTTCGAAAATGTCTTTCTACGACATAGCCCCGACCCAGAACCGCGCTTCAATCTGCTACGCCAGCCGCTTCCTGTCGAGTCATCGTCTTCCCTGACCGGTACGAAGCGAAGACCGAAGAAAACGCATACAGAACCCTCTCGTCGAAGCAACCGTATTGTGCCGCGTACATCAAGCACCTCTTCCCTTGCTAGCAGTGCGTCGAAGGGGCTTCGTGGTCAACAGCGGAAGCCCCAGTCGTATCTTGAGCCTGATAGCGATGAGTTTGACTctgacggcgacgtcgacatggAGCTATCCGTGCAAGGCGCGCACGAAGTCGGTGCTAATGAGAACACACAAGGTTCGGCCACAGATGCTCCAGCATCCGACGGGACTTTTGTTCAGGGCATGTGCACTGTCGTCGACATTAGCATCGACAACCAGAAACCAAGGGAGCATCAATACAGCATGGACGACTTCCTCAACGATGAGAGGGACTTTGAGTCGGATGGCGACTGGAACGGTGACATGGATTTCGAGTAG